GATTGTTACGCGAACTGAAAGCCAAACCGCTGGGCTCCCGGATGGTGGGGCAGGGGATAATCGCAATCGGCAGAAAAAAAGCGTCAACCATGCCGCGAATGAGCCGGTATTGCTGATAATCTTTTTCGCCAAAATAAGCCTTTTGCGGTCTGACTAAATTCAATAATTTTAAAACAATGGTTAATACGCCGGTGAAATGGCCGGGGCGGTGAATGCCTTCCATGCACTGGCTTAAATGAGTCTCATGCACCTGATAATGATACCCGTCTTGATAGATTTCCTGCTCGGTAGGCAATAAACAGAAATCGACGCCGCTTTTTTCCAATAAGTGTAAATCCGCTTCAAGGGTGCGCGGGTAGTGGGTGAAGTCGTCCGGCCGGTTAAATTGAGTCGGATTAATAAAAAGGCTGGCTGCAGTGTAATGATTCTGCTGTTGGCTGATGGCATACAAGGACGCATGGCCGGCATGGAGATTGCCCATGGTAGGGACAAAGCCCAGGCTTGAGTCAGCCGGCAGCGTTCGGCGGAACTGAATCCACTCATCCAGGTGATGAAAAATGCGCATGGTTAATCCTGTTGATGAAAGCCCCGCAACCGGGGCTTGTAATTAAAAGGCATGATCAGGCGTTGGGAATGCGGCTTGTCGAACCTCATCCACGTAAGCATTGATGGCGTTTAAGGTTAGCGCCTTCCCATTCAGGTATTGCTTTAAAAACTTAGGCCTGAATTCCGATTGCAGGCCCAACATGTCATGCCAGACAAGAACCTGCCCGTCCGTGCCGACCCCGGCGCCAATGCCGATGGTGGGAATGGAAAGTGCCTGTGTGATGGTTTCTGCGACGGACAATGGAACACACTCAATCACCAGCGCGGTACAACCGGCCGCTTCCAGGCGTTGCGCCTGACGCAGTAGCTCGGTGGCCTGTTTTTCTTCTCGACCCTGAACTTTATAGCCGCCCAATTGGTAAAACGATTGCGGTGTTAAACCGATGTGGCCGATGACAGGCACCCCAGCGGTGACCAAATGAGCAATTGTTTGACAGGTGTCCTCATCGCCGCCTTCAATTTTTACGGCATGAGCGCCTGCCTGCATGAGTTGTCTGACACTTTCAACCGTGTCGCGTAAAGAAAGGCGATGGCATAAAAAAGGCAAATCACTGATTAAAAATTGCTGGGTCAGGCCGCGGGCGACCGCTTGGGTATGCAGAATCATCATGTCCAATGTCGCCATGACCGTGGTGTCATGCCCGTGCACTGCCATGGCCACGGAATCGCCCACCAGCACGCAATCGAGTTTCGATTCAGCAATGGTTCTTGCCGAAGGGTAATCGTAACAGGTTAATACGGTTATTTTCTCACCGTGTTGTTTTTTGCGTTTAAAGTCGGAAATTTTCATTGCGCGCCTCCCTGTAACCGGAAAGTGCGGATAAGTGGTGCTACAGGTACCTGTCTCATGGATCAAGTCCTCCGTTTAAATGGTTTGATAAGTCGCCGCTGCCCTTCAGGCGGTCGGCGCCTTTCTGATCTTAAAGTACAGACACTAAATTGCAAGATGCCGGCTTAATTATGT
This region of Legionella taurinensis genomic DNA includes:
- the panC gene encoding pantoate--beta-alanine ligase, with the protein product MRIFHHLDEWIQFRRTLPADSSLGFVPTMGNLHAGHASLYAISQQQNHYTAASLFINPTQFNRPDDFTHYPRTLEADLHLLEKSGVDFCLLPTEQEIYQDGYHYQVHETHLSQCMEGIHRPGHFTGVLTIVLKLLNLVRPQKAYFGEKDYQQYRLIRGMVDAFFLPIAIIPCPTIREPSGLAFSSRNNRLNNAQRLKAETFARLFHQDKTIDALQKDMQAAGIEVEYLHEQDGRRFAAVLIDDIRLIDNYALS
- the panB gene encoding 3-methyl-2-oxobutanoate hydroxymethyltransferase → MKISDFKRKKQHGEKITVLTCYDYPSARTIAESKLDCVLVGDSVAMAVHGHDTTVMATLDMMILHTQAVARGLTQQFLISDLPFLCHRLSLRDTVESVRQLMQAGAHAVKIEGGDEDTCQTIAHLVTAGVPVIGHIGLTPQSFYQLGGYKVQGREEKQATELLRQAQRLEAAGCTALVIECVPLSVAETITQALSIPTIGIGAGVGTDGQVLVWHDMLGLQSEFRPKFLKQYLNGKALTLNAINAYVDEVRQAAFPTPDHAF